A region from the Variovorax sp. V93 genome encodes:
- a CDS encoding circularly permuted type 2 ATP-grasp protein, with protein MEPLNESLFDAQALEFPAALASALAPAALPGHFDELRGQATPARPVAGTAPMAPLPPMLYDAAAERPAMPPDLPPAQSQTQTQVLQPSSNDNPPLTPAWNAFFEQLGPGGFSDLPRRAVSLERQIRDNGVTYNVYADADGPQRPWSLDLFPLIVSPESWSQIETGVLQRVRVLDRVMADVYGPQQLLAEGLLPAALVHGHPGYLRALHGVKPPGDTWLHIAAFDLARGPDGNWWVVSQRTQAPSGLGYLLENRLAITRQFPQAFEALQVQRLAATYSAMMDGLQRMCPAGVPPHIALLTPGPYNETYFEHAYLARYLGLTLVEGSDLTVRDQRLYLKTLQGLRPVHGLIKRLDDQFLDPLELRPDSTLGVPGLLQAIRAGNVLVANMPGSAFLESPALLGFLPGLARRLIGEKLKLPALPTWWCGERAALEAVLPQLGDCAIKPTYPGSDGQTSFDAVLGSQLSRRQLDEWAGRIVREGEAHTVQSYLPLSQMPTWANDMGPGHIAPRAVLLRVFAVSDGPQSWRVLPGGLARLAGRDAQIASMQRGGSSADVWVQTHGEVDRTTLLQPHATPASLARHRAPVTSRAAENMFWLGRYTERAENAVRLARLTLNLLGSEDQSSRPLLDWLHRMALRNALVPAEVPSAPQSRRVFERALIAELGDVERGGSVGFSLRCIRQAAAAVRERLSQDTWNQIVRAEADFLRRAAEQAGEGSFATGAALRALESASTALAAMTGAQTDRMTRDDAWRLLSIGRHIERLGFLSSALEAGFENGAVHEVSGFEAMVALFDSTITFHARYQQRRDVATLVDLLVLDAENPRSLAWVTQTLRGRIARLAGSAPGKLTALSYELSDPASWTLEHLCAAGAEASYPALVELLAHCETAAYHVSDAIGTRYFTLTSESLRSVGA; from the coding sequence GTGGAACCTTTGAACGAATCCCTGTTCGACGCCCAGGCGCTGGAATTTCCAGCCGCCCTGGCGTCGGCGCTCGCGCCGGCCGCCCTGCCCGGCCACTTCGACGAACTGCGCGGGCAGGCCACGCCGGCGCGACCGGTTGCGGGCACGGCGCCCATGGCTCCGTTGCCGCCCATGCTCTACGACGCTGCGGCGGAGCGGCCCGCGATGCCGCCGGACCTGCCCCCAGCCCAATCCCAGACGCAGACCCAGGTCCTCCAGCCCTCCTCCAACGACAACCCGCCCCTCACACCCGCCTGGAACGCCTTCTTCGAGCAGCTCGGCCCGGGCGGCTTCAGCGATCTCCCACGGCGTGCCGTCAGCCTCGAGCGGCAGATCCGGGACAACGGCGTCACCTACAACGTCTATGCCGACGCCGACGGGCCGCAGCGCCCCTGGTCGCTCGACCTGTTCCCGCTGATCGTCTCGCCCGAGAGCTGGAGCCAGATCGAGACCGGCGTGCTGCAGCGCGTGCGCGTGCTCGACCGCGTCATGGCCGACGTCTACGGCCCGCAGCAGCTGCTGGCCGAGGGCCTGCTGCCCGCGGCGCTGGTGCACGGCCACCCCGGCTACCTGCGCGCGCTGCACGGCGTGAAACCGCCGGGCGACACCTGGCTGCACATCGCGGCCTTCGACCTTGCGCGCGGGCCCGACGGCAACTGGTGGGTGGTGTCGCAGCGCACGCAGGCGCCCTCGGGGCTGGGCTACCTGCTCGAGAACCGGCTGGCCATCACGCGGCAGTTTCCGCAGGCCTTCGAGGCCCTGCAGGTGCAGCGCCTGGCCGCCACCTACAGCGCCATGATGGACGGGCTGCAGCGCATGTGCCCGGCCGGCGTGCCGCCGCACATCGCGCTCCTGACGCCCGGCCCCTACAACGAGACCTACTTCGAGCATGCGTACCTGGCGCGCTATCTCGGCCTGACGCTGGTCGAGGGCAGCGACCTCACGGTGCGCGACCAGCGGCTCTACCTCAAGACCCTGCAGGGGCTGCGGCCGGTGCACGGGCTCATCAAGCGGCTGGACGACCAGTTCCTCGACCCGCTCGAGCTGCGCCCCGATTCCACGCTGGGCGTGCCGGGGCTGCTGCAGGCGATTCGCGCGGGCAATGTGCTGGTGGCCAACATGCCGGGCTCGGCGTTCCTCGAATCGCCCGCGCTGCTGGGCTTCCTGCCCGGGCTGGCGCGCCGCCTGATCGGCGAAAAGCTCAAGCTGCCGGCTCTGCCGACCTGGTGGTGCGGCGAGCGCGCCGCGCTCGAGGCGGTGCTGCCGCAGCTCGGCGACTGCGCCATCAAGCCCACCTACCCTGGGTCCGACGGCCAGACCAGCTTCGACGCGGTGCTCGGCAGCCAGCTGAGCCGGCGCCAGCTCGACGAATGGGCCGGCCGCATCGTGCGGGAGGGCGAGGCCCACACGGTCCAGAGCTACCTGCCGCTGTCGCAGATGCCCACCTGGGCCAACGACATGGGCCCCGGCCACATCGCGCCGCGCGCGGTGCTGCTGCGCGTCTTCGCGGTGAGCGACGGGCCGCAGTCCTGGCGCGTGCTGCCGGGCGGGCTGGCCCGGCTGGCGGGCCGCGATGCGCAGATCGCCTCCATGCAGCGCGGCGGCAGCAGCGCCGACGTGTGGGTGCAGACGCACGGCGAGGTCGACCGCACCACCCTGCTGCAGCCGCATGCCACGCCGGCCTCGCTCGCGCGGCACCGCGCGCCCGTGACCAGCCGCGCGGCCGAAAACATGTTCTGGCTCGGCCGCTACACCGAGCGCGCCGAGAACGCAGTGCGCCTCGCGCGCCTCACGCTCAACCTGCTGGGCAGCGAAGACCAGTCCTCGCGGCCGCTGCTCGACTGGCTGCACCGCATGGCGCTGCGCAATGCGCTGGTGCCGGCCGAAGTGCCCAGCGCGCCGCAGTCGCGCCGCGTGTTCGAACGCGCGCTGATCGCCGAGCTCGGCGACGTGGAACGCGGCGGCAGCGTGGGCTTCAGCCTGCGCTGCATCCGGCAGGCCGCCGCCGCCGTGCGCGAACGGCTCTCGCAGGACACCTGGAACCAGATCGTGCGCGCCGAAGCCGACTTCCTGCGGCGCGCGGCCGAACAGGCTGGGGAAGGCAGCTTTGCCACCGGCGCTGCGCTGCGCGCGCTCGAATCCGCAAGCACCGCGCTCGCCGCCATGACCGGCGCGCAGACCGACCGCATGACGCGCGACGACGCCTGGCGCCTGCTGTCGATCGGCCGCCACATCGAGCGCCTGGGCTTTCTTTCGAGCGCGCTGGAGGCCGGCTTCGAGAACGGCGCCGTGCACGAGGTGAGCGGCTTCGAAGCCATGGTGGCGCTGTTCGACAGCACCATCACCTTCCACGCGCGCTACCAGCAGCGGCGCGACGTCGCCACGCTGGTCGACCTGCTGGTGCTCGATGCCGAGAACCCGCGCTCGCTGGCCTGGGTCACGCAGACGCTGCGCGGGCGCATAGCGCGCCTGGCCGGCAGCGCGCCCGGCAAGCTCACAGCGTTGTCGTACGAACTTTCCGATCCCGCCAGCTGGACGCTCGAGCATCTCTGCGCGGCCGGCGCCGAGGCCAGCTACCCGGCACTGGTCGAGCTGCTGGCCCATTGCGAGACCGCGGCCTACCATGTGTCCGACGCCATCGGCACGCGCTATTTCACGCTCACTTCCGAATCGCTGCGCTCGGTCGGCGCCTGA
- a CDS encoding transglutaminase N-terminal domain-containing protein, with the protein MLLHVTHETRYEYSPAVETAQHLAHLKPLATGSQRLVSHRLAIEPQPAQRSEVPDVYGNTRAFFALEATHDSLVVTAESVVETSTPQLAPGIARELPWEAVRERFRYRKDATFDPASEFVFPSPYVPRHDDFAAYARASFAPERPTFDVAMDLTERMYRDFAYDADSTEINTPAVEALAQRKGVCQDFAHIMIACFRAMGLPARYVSGYLLTQPPPGQPRLVGADASHAWVSVYLPGEGDGDGHESAGGWADFDPTNGRQPGEDYVALAIGRDYSDVSPMRGVLHGGARHTLKVGVTVRPIEELRAQAAQSQSQVQPQPPDKDLQ; encoded by the coding sequence ATGCTGCTCCACGTCACGCACGAAACCCGCTACGAATATTCGCCCGCGGTCGAAACGGCGCAGCACCTGGCCCACCTGAAGCCGCTGGCCACCGGTTCGCAGCGGCTCGTGAGCCACAGGCTCGCGATCGAGCCGCAACCCGCGCAGCGCAGCGAAGTGCCCGATGTCTACGGCAACACGCGCGCCTTCTTCGCGCTCGAGGCCACGCACGACAGCCTCGTGGTCACCGCCGAAAGCGTGGTCGAGACTTCAACGCCGCAGCTTGCGCCCGGCATTGCGCGCGAGCTGCCCTGGGAGGCCGTGCGCGAGCGCTTCCGCTACCGCAAGGACGCCACCTTCGACCCGGCCTCGGAGTTCGTGTTTCCGTCGCCCTACGTGCCGCGCCACGACGACTTCGCGGCCTATGCGCGCGCGAGCTTCGCGCCGGAGCGGCCGACCTTCGACGTGGCCATGGACCTCACCGAGCGCATGTACCGCGACTTCGCCTACGACGCCGACAGCACCGAGATCAACACGCCCGCCGTTGAAGCGCTCGCGCAGCGCAAGGGCGTGTGCCAGGACTTCGCCCACATCATGATCGCCTGCTTCCGCGCCATGGGCCTGCCGGCGCGCTACGTGAGCGGCTACCTGCTCACGCAGCCGCCGCCGGGCCAGCCGCGGCTGGTGGGCGCCGATGCCTCGCACGCCTGGGTGTCGGTCTACCTGCCGGGCGAAGGCGACGGCGACGGCCATGAAAGCGCCGGCGGCTGGGCCGACTTCGATCCCACCAACGGCCGCCAGCCCGGCGAGGACTACGTCGCACTCGCGATCGGGCGCGACTATTCCGACGTCTCGCCGATGCGCGGCGTGCTGCATGGCGGCGCGCGCCACACGCTCAAGGTGGGCGTGACGGTGCGGCCGATCGAAGAGCTGCGCGCGCAGGCGGCGCAGTCACAATCACAGGTTCAACCGCAACCCCCTGACAAGGATCTTCAATGA
- a CDS encoding RidA family protein, which yields MSVYDKLSSLGITLPPVAAPAAAYVPFVRTGNLVFLSGHIAKKDGKVWAGQLGADIGTEEGKQAARAIAIDLLGTLHAAVGDLNKVTRIVKVMSLVNSVGTFTEQHLVTNGASEFFAEVFGPEKGAHARSAFGVAQVPMGACVEIELIAEVA from the coding sequence ATGAGCGTTTACGACAAGCTTTCCAGCCTCGGCATCACCCTGCCCCCGGTCGCCGCCCCCGCCGCGGCCTACGTGCCCTTCGTGCGCACCGGCAACCTCGTTTTTCTCTCGGGCCACATCGCCAAGAAGGACGGCAAGGTCTGGGCCGGCCAGCTCGGCGCGGACATCGGCACCGAAGAAGGCAAGCAGGCCGCGCGCGCCATCGCCATCGACCTGCTCGGCACGCTGCATGCGGCCGTGGGCGACCTGAACAAGGTCACGCGCATCGTCAAGGTCATGAGCCTGGTCAACTCCGTGGGCACGTTCACCGAACAGCACCTCGTGACCAATGGCGCGAGCGAGTTCTTCGCCGAAGTGTTCGGCCCCGAGAAGGGCGCGCATGCGCGCAGCGCGTTCGGCGTGGCGCAAGTGCCGATGGGCGCCTGCGTGGAGATCGAGCTGATCGCCGAAGTCGCCTGA
- a CDS encoding LacI family DNA-binding transcriptional regulator, translated as MNPSGRATIADVAEAAGVSKATVSRFLNHRERLLSRDIAARVEAAIAKLDYTPSPMAQALSHGRSRLIGLIVADITNPYSVAVLRGAEKACQDAGYLVMLFNLGNESEREREAIDALAGYQVDGFILNTLGRGSNVVDAVTLHGKPAVLVDRRHTGMHTDFVALDNDSAMRDTCGHLVEGGYRELLYVTEPQKGVSSRRERTAAFGACVAAHEPRVAGEVFESVEGDSDALDEALRALRRRAGRGRRAAVVAGNAVVTLRVAQSMARLGWRFGEDLGFVGFDDPEWASLIGPGLSTVAQPTDAIGRTAATCLIERLQGLDAAPRQLLLPGQLVVRGSSQPA; from the coding sequence ATGAATCCGAGCGGCCGCGCCACCATCGCCGACGTCGCCGAGGCGGCGGGCGTTTCCAAGGCCACGGTCTCGCGCTTTCTCAACCACCGCGAGCGGCTGCTGAGCCGCGATATCGCGGCGCGCGTGGAGGCGGCCATCGCCAAGCTGGACTACACCCCCAGCCCGATGGCGCAGGCGCTGAGCCATGGCCGTTCGCGCCTCATCGGCCTGATCGTGGCCGACATCACCAACCCCTATTCGGTGGCGGTGCTGCGCGGCGCCGAGAAGGCCTGCCAGGACGCCGGCTACCTGGTGATGCTGTTCAACCTGGGCAACGAGAGCGAACGCGAGCGCGAGGCCATCGATGCGCTCGCGGGCTACCAGGTCGACGGCTTCATCCTCAACACGCTGGGGCGCGGCAGCAACGTGGTCGATGCGGTCACGCTGCACGGCAAGCCCGCGGTGCTGGTGGACCGGCGCCACACCGGCATGCACACCGACTTCGTCGCGCTCGACAACGATTCGGCCATGCGCGACACCTGCGGCCACCTCGTCGAGGGCGGCTACCGCGAGCTGCTCTACGTGACCGAGCCGCAGAAGGGCGTGAGCTCGCGGCGCGAGCGCACGGCCGCCTTTGGTGCCTGCGTGGCCGCGCACGAGCCGCGCGTGGCGGGCGAGGTGTTCGAAAGCGTGGAGGGCGACAGCGATGCGCTCGACGAGGCCTTGCGCGCGCTGCGCCGGCGCGCTGGGCGGGGGCGCCGGGCGGCCGTGGTCGCGGGCAATGCGGTGGTCACGCTGCGCGTGGCGCAGTCGATGGCGCGGCTGGGCTGGCGGTTCGGAGAGGACCTGGGCTTCGTCGGCTTCGACGATCCCGAATGGGCTTCGCTGATCGGCCCCGGCCTGAGCACCGTGGCCCAGCCCACCGACGCCATCGGCCGCACGGCCGCCACCTGCCTGATCGAGCGGCTGCAGGGACTGGACGCCGCGCCGCGCCAGCTGCTGCTGCCGGGGCAGTTGGTGGTGCGAGGCTCGTCGCAGCCGGCGTAG
- a CDS encoding D-glycerate dehydrogenase: MTTRKNVLVFRPLPEDQLARLQAAHHVTVADPRKEPEAFAAALATTNGLIGASHTVDAALLDAAPQLEVISSVSVGVDNYPLAELHKRGIVLCHTPDVLTETVADTVFAILMATQRRVVELSNLVREGRWTKNIGEELFGTDVHGKTLGILGFGRIGQAVARRAALGFGMPVLYHARRPVDLAKQAPELQGRATHTPLDELLARSDIVLAMLPLTDATRGMIDAAFFARMKPGAAFINGGRGATVNEEALLHALDHGTLRAAGLDVFAKEPLPADSPLRTHPRVTPLPHIGSATHETRHAMAELATTNLLQVLAGEKPTAPYDTAAA; the protein is encoded by the coding sequence ATGACGACAAGAAAGAACGTGCTGGTCTTCCGGCCATTGCCCGAAGACCAGCTGGCGCGCCTGCAGGCCGCCCACCACGTGACCGTGGCCGATCCGCGCAAGGAGCCTGAGGCCTTTGCCGCCGCGCTCGCCACCACGAACGGCCTGATCGGTGCGAGCCACACGGTCGATGCGGCGCTGCTCGACGCGGCGCCGCAGCTCGAGGTGATTTCGAGCGTGTCGGTCGGCGTCGACAACTACCCGCTCGCGGAACTGCACAAGCGCGGCATCGTGCTGTGCCACACGCCCGACGTGCTGACCGAGACCGTGGCCGACACGGTGTTCGCGATCCTGATGGCCACGCAGCGTCGCGTGGTCGAGCTCTCGAACCTCGTGCGCGAAGGCCGCTGGACGAAGAACATCGGCGAAGAACTCTTCGGCACCGACGTGCACGGCAAGACGCTCGGCATCCTCGGCTTCGGCCGCATCGGCCAGGCCGTGGCGCGCCGCGCCGCGCTGGGCTTCGGCATGCCGGTGCTCTACCACGCGCGCCGCCCGGTCGATCTGGCCAAGCAGGCGCCCGAGCTGCAGGGCCGTGCCACGCACACGCCGCTCGATGAGCTGCTCGCGCGTTCGGACATCGTGCTGGCGATGCTGCCGCTGACCGACGCCACGCGCGGCATGATCGACGCCGCCTTCTTCGCGCGCATGAAGCCCGGCGCGGCCTTCATCAACGGCGGCCGCGGCGCCACGGTGAACGAAGAAGCGCTGCTGCACGCGCTCGACCACGGCACGCTGCGCGCGGCCGGCCTCGACGTGTTCGCGAAGGAGCCGCTGCCCGCCGATTCGCCCTTGCGCACGCATCCGCGCGTGACGCCGCTGCCGCACATCGGCTCGGCCACGCACGAAACGCGGCACGCCATGGCGGAACTCGCGACGACCAACCTGCTGCAGGTGCTGGCCGGCGAGAAACCGACGGCGCCGTACGACACGGCGGCCGCATGA
- a CDS encoding sugar kinase, protein MTEPTAFDVALFGEAMLLLVADRPGPLEDAQAFHKRTAGAETNVAIGLSRLGLKVGWASRLGTDSMGRYLIAAMKGEGIDCSHVICDPAQRTGFQFKGRVTDGSDPPVEYHRKGSAASQMGPADIDEAWLRSARHLHATGVFAAISDTSLQAALKSMEVMRAAGRTISFDTNLRPTLWSSTETMRHWINELASRADWVLPGIEEGLLLTGESTPEGIAHFYRQRGAKLVVVKLGAAGAYYDSDVAGIGRVDGFPVKEVIDTVGAGDGFAAGVVSALLEGRSVPEAVRRGAWIGARAVQVLGDTEGLPTRAQLEEAGL, encoded by the coding sequence ATGACAGAACCCACTGCTTTCGACGTCGCCCTGTTCGGCGAAGCCATGCTGCTGCTCGTGGCCGACCGGCCCGGTCCGCTGGAGGACGCGCAGGCGTTCCACAAGCGCACGGCTGGCGCCGAGACCAACGTGGCCATCGGGCTTTCGCGCCTGGGGCTCAAGGTGGGCTGGGCCAGCCGCCTGGGCACCGACTCGATGGGGCGCTACCTGATCGCGGCGATGAAGGGCGAGGGCATCGACTGCTCGCACGTCATCTGCGATCCGGCGCAGCGCACCGGCTTCCAGTTCAAGGGCCGCGTCACCGACGGCAGCGATCCGCCGGTCGAATACCACCGCAAAGGCTCGGCCGCCAGCCAGATGGGTCCGGCCGATATCGACGAGGCCTGGCTGCGCTCGGCGCGCCACCTGCATGCCACCGGGGTGTTCGCGGCCATCTCCGACACCAGCCTGCAGGCTGCGCTCAAGTCCATGGAGGTGATGCGCGCGGCGGGCCGCACGATTTCGTTCGACACCAACCTGCGGCCTACGCTGTGGTCGTCGACCGAGACGATGCGCCACTGGATCAACGAGCTGGCCTCGCGCGCCGACTGGGTGCTGCCGGGCATCGAGGAAGGCTTGCTGCTGACCGGCGAGAGTACGCCGGAAGGCATTGCGCATTTCTACCGCCAGCGCGGCGCGAAGCTCGTGGTCGTCAAGCTTGGGGCGGCGGGCGCCTACTATGACAGCGACGTGGCCGGCATCGGCCGCGTCGATGGCTTCCCGGTGAAGGAAGTGATCGACACCGTGGGCGCGGGCGACGGCTTTGCGGCCGGCGTGGTGAGCGCCTTGCTCGAAGGCAGGAGCGTGCCCGAGGCCGTGCGCCGCGGCGCCTGGATCGGCGCGCGCGCGGTGCAGGTGCTGGGCGACACCGAAGGCCTGCCGACGCGCGCGCAACTCGAAGAAGCGGGACTCTGA
- a CDS encoding sugar phosphate isomerase/epimerase family protein, with the protein MSLQVLVSLSSFGAAEVGRHGQLWCAQMALEAGADSVEVRGEMLRNAEAELPLLAGLASVYSSPEGLWAEGGWLDSAALARGVAAATRLGARRLKMSIGDFRASSHGSLWGLKVQLAETRVELLIENDQTVRAGTLPALQAFFDAADRAGVELGMTFDMGNWHWLGECPLQAAQALGRRVRYVHCKGVQRLPHKWVAVPLADSAAPWRAVLRALPADVSHAIEYPLAGDDLPAVVRAQVDFIRAARA; encoded by the coding sequence ATGTCCCTTCAGGTATTGGTTTCTCTGTCGTCCTTCGGTGCGGCCGAGGTGGGGCGGCATGGCCAGCTCTGGTGCGCGCAGATGGCGCTGGAGGCCGGCGCCGATTCGGTCGAGGTGCGCGGAGAGATGCTGCGCAACGCCGAGGCGGAGCTGCCTTTGCTGGCGGGCCTGGCCTCGGTGTATTCGAGCCCCGAGGGGCTCTGGGCCGAAGGCGGCTGGCTCGACAGCGCAGCGCTGGCACGCGGCGTTGCCGCCGCAACCCGGCTCGGTGCCCGGCGGCTCAAGATGTCGATCGGCGACTTTCGCGCGTCTTCGCATGGCTCGCTCTGGGGCCTGAAGGTGCAGCTTGCCGAAACCCGCGTCGAACTGCTGATCGAAAACGACCAGACCGTGCGCGCCGGCACGCTGCCCGCGCTGCAGGCCTTCTTCGATGCGGCCGACCGCGCTGGTGTCGAACTGGGCATGACCTTCGACATGGGCAACTGGCACTGGCTCGGCGAGTGCCCGCTGCAGGCCGCACAGGCGCTGGGCCGCCGCGTGCGCTACGTGCATTGCAAGGGCGTGCAGCGGCTGCCGCACAAATGGGTGGCGGTGCCGCTGGCCGACTCGGCCGCGCCGTGGCGCGCGGTGCTGCGTGCGCTGCCGGCCGACGTGTCGCACGCCATCGAATATCCTCTGGCGGGAGACGACCTGCCGGCTGTCGTGCGCGCGCAGGTCGACTTCATCCGCGCCGCGCGGGCCTAG
- a CDS encoding amino acid ABC transporter ATP-binding protein has product MTTESIIRMEAVNKWYGEFQVLTGIDLSVRQGERIVICGPSGSGKSTLIRCINRLETVQKGRIVVDGIDLTAGGKNVDAVRAEVGMVFQQFNLFPHLTILENCTLAPMRSRGMTKAQAEEVAMKYLTRVRIPEQANKYPSQLSGGQQQRVAIARALCMSPKIMLFDEPTSALDPEMVKEVLDTMIGLAEDGMTMLCVTHEMGFARSVADRVIFMADGKIVEQAPPQEFFGHPKDERTRQFLGQILSSHQAH; this is encoded by the coding sequence ATGACGACGGAATCGATCATCCGCATGGAAGCGGTCAACAAGTGGTACGGTGAATTCCAGGTGTTGACCGGCATCGACCTGTCGGTGCGCCAGGGCGAGCGCATCGTGATCTGCGGGCCTTCGGGCTCGGGCAAGTCCACGCTCATCCGCTGCATCAACCGGCTCGAAACGGTGCAGAAGGGCCGCATCGTGGTCGACGGCATCGACCTCACGGCCGGTGGCAAGAACGTCGACGCGGTGCGTGCCGAAGTGGGCATGGTGTTCCAGCAGTTCAACCTGTTCCCGCACCTCACCATCCTGGAGAACTGCACGCTCGCGCCGATGCGTTCGCGCGGCATGACCAAGGCGCAGGCCGAAGAAGTGGCCATGAAATACCTCACGCGCGTGCGCATTCCCGAGCAGGCGAACAAGTACCCGAGCCAGCTCTCGGGCGGACAGCAGCAGCGCGTGGCGATTGCGCGCGCGCTGTGCATGTCGCCCAAGATCATGCTGTTCGACGAGCCCACCTCGGCGCTCGATCCCGAGATGGTCAAGGAAGTGCTCGACACCATGATCGGCCTGGCCGAAGACGGCATGACCATGCTGTGCGTGACCCACGAAATGGGCTTTGCCCGCAGCGTGGCCGACCGGGTGATCTTCATGGCCGACGGCAAGATCGTCGAGCAGGCGCCGCCGCAGGAGTTCTTCGGCCACCCGAAGGACGAGCGCACGCGCCAGTTCCTCGGCCAGATCCTGAGCTCGCACCAGGCGCACTGA
- a CDS encoding transporter substrate-binding domain-containing protein, whose product MTRTTTRRAALAALASLGLGAALTVFASFASAQSVADIKKKGEITIGMLVDFPPYGTTNAQNQPDGYDADVAKLLAKDWGVKANIVPVTGPNRIPFLLTNKVDVLVASLAITPERAKQVQFSQPYAAATIVLYGATKTPIKAAGDLKGLRVGVARASTQDVAVTKAAPEGTEIRRFDDDASAMQALISGQVDAIGCSVTVAAQIAKRVPAGTYENKFTLVQQSMGIAMRPGQEELHKAVNEFVAKNTANGELNKLYQKWLQADLPKMQ is encoded by the coding sequence ATGACCCGTACCACCACCCGCCGCGCAGCGCTGGCAGCCCTCGCATCCCTGGGACTGGGCGCCGCGCTCACCGTGTTCGCCTCCTTCGCCTCGGCACAGTCCGTGGCCGACATCAAGAAGAAGGGCGAGATCACCATCGGCATGCTGGTCGACTTTCCGCCCTACGGCACCACCAATGCACAGAACCAGCCCGACGGCTACGACGCCGACGTGGCCAAGCTGCTGGCCAAGGACTGGGGCGTCAAGGCCAACATCGTGCCGGTGACCGGCCCGAACCGCATTCCCTTCCTGCTGACCAACAAGGTCGACGTGCTGGTCGCCTCGCTGGCCATCACGCCCGAGCGCGCCAAGCAGGTGCAGTTCTCGCAGCCCTATGCGGCCGCCACCATCGTGCTGTACGGCGCCACCAAGACGCCCATCAAGGCGGCCGGCGACCTGAAGGGCCTGCGCGTGGGCGTGGCCCGTGCTTCCACGCAGGACGTGGCCGTGACCAAGGCCGCGCCCGAAGGCACCGAGATCCGCCGCTTCGACGACGACGCCTCGGCCATGCAGGCGCTGATCTCGGGCCAGGTCGACGCGATCGGCTGCTCGGTCACCGTGGCGGCGCAGATCGCCAAGCGCGTGCCGGCCGGCACCTACGAAAACAAGTTCACGCTGGTGCAGCAGTCGATGGGCATCGCGATGCGCCCGGGCCAGGAAGAGCTGCACAAGGCCGTGAACGAATTCGTGGCGAAGAACACCGCCAATGGCGAGCTCAACAAGCTCTACCAGAAGTGGCTGCAGGCCGACCTGCCCAAGATGCAGTGA
- a CDS encoding amino acid ABC transporter permease, which translates to MRTFGFPEFLFILEAAKWTLALSAIAFVGGAILGLIIALMRTSESAWARGVSTTFIQIFQGTPLLLQLFLVFFGAPVLGLDINPWVAAGVALILNSAAFLGEIWRGCIEAIPRGQWEAAQALNLKYAARMRDVVLPQALKIALAPTVGYVVQIIKGTSLAAIIGFVEVTRAGQIVNNATFQPLVVFSVVAAIYFAICWPLSLLAARMERKRARALAR; encoded by the coding sequence ATGCGTACCTTCGGCTTTCCCGAATTCCTTTTCATCCTCGAAGCAGCCAAGTGGACGCTTGCGCTGTCGGCCATTGCCTTCGTGGGCGGCGCGATCCTGGGGTTGATCATCGCGCTCATGCGCACGTCGGAGTCGGCGTGGGCGCGCGGCGTGTCGACCACCTTCATCCAGATCTTCCAGGGCACGCCGCTGCTGCTGCAGCTGTTCCTGGTGTTCTTCGGCGCGCCGGTGCTGGGGCTGGACATCAACCCCTGGGTGGCGGCCGGCGTCGCGCTCATCCTGAACAGCGCCGCCTTCCTCGGCGAGATCTGGCGCGGCTGCATCGAGGCCATTCCGCGCGGCCAGTGGGAGGCCGCTCAGGCGCTCAACCTCAAGTATGCGGCGCGCATGCGCGACGTGGTGCTGCCGCAGGCGCTGAAGATCGCGCTCGCGCCCACGGTGGGCTACGTGGTGCAGATCATCAAGGGCACGTCGCTTGCCGCGATCATCGGCTTCGTCGAGGTCACGCGCGCCGGGCAGATCGTCAACAACGCCACCTTCCAGCCGCTGGTCGTGTTCTCGGTGGTGGCTGCCATCTACTTTGCGATCTGCTGGCCGCTGTCGCTGCTTGCAGCCCGCATGGAGCGCAAGCGTGCCCGTGCGTTGGCCCGCTGA